CACGATTGAAGCCACCCGGGGGAAAGTCGTTGGCAAAGACGGAGAAGTATCGCAGTGGTAAGCACGGCGAATGGAGATCTCACTTTACCCCCCTGCTAACGGAACGATTCGAGCAGCGGTTCGGCGATCTTGTTCAAGAGTTAGGGTACGGCGACGCGTGAAGCCTAGCTTGAATCTGAAAAGGCGGGTCGGGATTCTGGTCATCGCGCGGGCGCTGTTTACATTCTTCCAGTGGCTGATGTTGGCCAGCGTTGTGCACTTGACTGGTCCGGCCACGGTTGGAGTCTATGGAACCGCATTGGCAGTTGCGACAATGGTGTTTCGATTTGCCGATTTCGGGATTGTTGGTGCAGTGACGACCGACATCCACGGCGAGTATCAATTGCGAGACTACTACCGGCTTCGATGGTGTCTGAATTTGGCCGCCGCTATGGCTTTGATAGGTATTGTATTCTTTGCCTACGGCTTAAATGAAACTGCGATTATTTGTCTGGCACTGCTGTTTCCAAAATTGGTTGAGTCACAGTCGACATTCACCTATGGGATTTACCAACGCGCCAATCGAGTGGAATGGGTGGGTGTGTCACTGCTCGCTCGAGGTGTTGCCGGCACTTTTGGTTTCATCGGCATGCTTTGGATTACTAAGTCGCTCTTGACCGCCGTGCTCGCCATGGGGGCCGCGTGGCTACTGGTTGCGATCACGCTGGATGCTTGGTTCGTTGTCAAGGCCATGGCGTTGGTTGTTTCCACTCAAGTCACCGAAGAGAATGTCGGGCATCAAGTCCGCGAGCATGAGTTGTGGCATCTGACGAAGCGGCTGTGTCCACTTGGAGTTGCGGGGTTGCTGGCCTACATACTTGGGGCGCTGCCGACGGTCTTTTTGGAGGGCATGCATCCCCTCGAGATAGCAGGGGTCTATACCGCGATCTATTATCCATTTCAAGCTGCAAACATGATCGTCAAGTCAATGGGGGAGGCCCTGTTGCAACCTCTAGCGAAATCGGCTCAGGAAGGACGAAACATTCAGTCAGCTCGCATTCTGCTCAGGGCAGTAACAGCCATCGCCTGCGTCTGTTTGATTGGAATCTGCGTGGCTTTTTTTGCTGGAGATCAAGTGCTATCGTTGATGTACAGCCCAGTCTACGCCAATTATTCCGGTGAGTTCACGCTCTTGGCGGTCGCGTGGAGTTTTCGATATTTGGGTGCGACGCTCAAGTTGGTTCCTACTGCGAAAAGAAACTTCGCAGCATCTTTAAAACTCCATTTTGTCGCCGCGTTGCCAATGCTGTTCGTCGCTCCGTTTCTTATTCACAAATACGAGTTAGTGGGCGCTGTCTACTCCGTGATGATCAGTCACTTTGTCTTCATGCTGGGAGCTGCCCACCTCGCTCGCTC
Above is a window of Rhodopirellula islandica DNA encoding:
- a CDS encoding lipopolysaccharide biosynthesis protein, with the protein product MNLKRRVGILVIARALFTFFQWLMLASVVHLTGPATVGVYGTALAVATMVFRFADFGIVGAVTTDIHGEYQLRDYYRLRWCLNLAAAMALIGIVFFAYGLNETAIICLALLFPKLVESQSTFTYGIYQRANRVEWVGVSLLARGVAGTFGFIGMLWITKSLLTAVLAMGAAWLLVAITLDAWFVVKAMALVVSTQVTEENVGHQVREHELWHLTKRLCPLGVAGLLAYILGALPTVFLEGMHPLEIAGVYTAIYYPFQAANMIVKSMGEALLQPLAKSAQEGRNIQSARILLRAVTAIACVCLIGICVAFFAGDQVLSLMYSPVYANYSGEFTLLAVAWSFRYLGATLKLVPTAKRNFAASLKLHFVAALPMLFVAPFLIHKYELVGAVYSVMISHFVFMLGAAHLARSEFGFAVERG